In Streptacidiphilus sp. P02-A3a, the DNA window CACGGCTGGTGGAGCGCGCGGGCTGGCTGCCGCCGTCGAAGAACCACCCGGTGGCGGTGCCCGATCCGGAGCGGTTCTGGGAGGAGATGGTGGCCGGGTTCGCGGAGACCGGCGCGCACCTGCGCGCCCTCGACCGCGCGGGTCGGCTGCTGGGGCTGCTGGAGCCGTTCGCGGGCTGCGAGGTCCGCCAGGTGCTGCGTTCGACCCAGGTGTACGGGGACGTCGGGCACATGCTGTGGCATCCGGTGGCGCTGCACGACGAGACCGCCGCGCTCGACCACGCCCGGACCGCGCTGCGCCGCCACGCCCAGGCCAACCCGGTGGCACCGGCCGACGCGGCGGTGGTCGAGACCGAGATCGCGGACCTGCTGGTCGGGGACACGCCGGTGTTCACCACTCGCCTGTCCCGGGAGCGGCTGCACGCCGCGGTCGACGACTGGCGGGCCGCGGACCTGGACTTCGAGGCCGGGCTGATCCGGTTCGCGCTGCCCGGTGTGTACGCCGACGGGCACCGTCCGGTGGCGGACCCGGGCCCCGCCGACCGCCCGGAGCCGCCCGCTGCCGTGCCCGCAGCCGACCGAAGCCACCGCCGGTCGGGCGTCGAGCGCCGCCGCCGGGAGCTGGCGGCGCGGGCGGTCCGGGCGTTGCGGGACAGCGCGGTGCGCGGCGCCGACGGTTCGGCGACCTGGGTGGGGCCGGTGCTGACCGGTGCCGGGTGGGCCGTCCGCGAGCTCGACGCGGAGCTGGGCACCGGACAGGCCGGGGTGGTGCTGGCCCTGGCCGGATACGCGGCGGAGGCGGCGGACGGCAGGGCCGACCCGGTGCCGGGGCTGGACGAACTGCTGCGCGGGGCGCTGGAGGTGCTGTACCGGCTGGACCGGCGGCCCGCCCGCGGCCCCGGAGCGCTGGACGGCGCCGGCGGCCGGATCTGGACCTGGCTGACCCTGGCCGACCTGCTGGCCAGGACGCCCAGCGCGGACAGCGCCGCGCCCCGCGTGCGGGCGCTCGTCGCGGCGCGGGGGCTGCGGAACCGGGTGGCCGGCGGCTCCGGCTGGTGGGACGGCGTGTCGGGGGTGGTGGTGCCGCTGCTCGACCTCGGCGCGGCGACCGGCGATCCGGCCTGGACCACCCTGGCCACGGACGTCGGGCGGAGCCTGGTGCTGGCCCTGGACGCCAATCCGCTCGGCCTGGAGCCGGCCGGATTCGCGCGCGGCGGCGCGGGGACCGCCTGGGCGCTGGACCGGCTGGCCGCCGCCGGGGTCGGGACCGGCGAGCAGCGGGACGGCTGGCGGGAGCGGGCCGGGCGGCTGTCCCGCTCGGCCCAGGACGCCTGGACGGCGGGCGGCGACCCGGGCTGGTGCCGGGGCGCGGCGGGCGCCGGGCTGGCCGCCTGCGACCTGTACCGCCGCACGGCCGACGACCGGTTGCTGGCGGTGCTGCGCCGGACGACGGCGGCGGTGGCCGCGGGCGGCCTGCCCGGCGGCCGGTCACTGTGCCACGGCGCGCCCGGCGCCTGGGAGTTGCTCACCGCCGCGGGCCGGGCCACCGGCGCCGCCGAGGCCCTGTCCGGGCGGCGGGAGCTGGACACCCGGTTGCTGGACGTCCTGGCCGCCGCCCCCCGCCCCGGCTTCGACGCCGCCGAGGCCACGGCGCCGGGGCTGCTCAACGGCCTGTCCGGCGCCGTGGTGACCCTGCTCCGGATGCATCCGGAGAGCGCCGTGGCCTCGCCCCTGCTCCAGCAGACCCGCTGCGGGCGGTAGCCGGTTACCGCTGGCTGGTGAGCTTGCGGGCGCTGTCGCGCAGGGCCTTGGTGAACACGCCCACCGACTCCTCGGAGAGCGTCAGCGGCGGGCTGAGCCGCAGCCAGGTCTGCGCGTGGGCGGCGGTCTCCAGCAGCACGCCCTGCTGCTGGAGCAGGTCGACGCAGGCGTTCGCACCGTCGGCGGCCTGCGGCTCGCTCAGGCCCTCGATGTCGACGGCGAGCAGCAGGCCGCGTCCGCGCACCGCGCGGATCCCGATGCCCTCGTCGACGAGTTCCTCGATCCGTCCCCGCAGCAGCTCGCCGGTCCGCTGGACGCGCGCCAGCACGTCCTCGTCCTGGATGACGTCGAGGACGGTGAGTCCGGCGACCATGCCCAGCAGGTGGCCCTCGAAGGTCGAGTTGTGGATGTAGGCGCGCCCCGGCGAGCTGTAGACGGAGCGGTGCACGGCCTCGCTCATCAGCACGGCGGCGACCGGGACGATGCCGCCGCTGAGGCCCTTGGAGACGGTGACCAGGTCGGGCTGGATCCCCGCGTGCTGGAAGGCGAACCACTGCCCGGTGCGGCCGATGCCGGTGAGGATCTCGTCGGCGATCAGCAGCGTGCCGTGCGCCCGGCACAGCTCGGCCGCCGCGCGCAGCGCCTCCGGGTCCCAGGGGCGGGCGCCGCCCAGCCCCTGGACCGATTCGACCAGCAGCGCGGCGATCTCGCCGGTGGCCAGTACCGCCTCCAGCGCCGCCAGGTCCTGGAACGGGACCCGGTGGTAGCCCTGCGGGTCCCAGCCGGTCCCGGCCAGCGGCAGCCGCCAGTAGTCGTGTCCGGCCAGCGGCAGCGGGCCGGGGGTGAAGCCGTGGAAGCCCTGCCCGAAGGCGGCGAAGCCGGTCCGGCCGGTGGCGGCCACGGCGAACTTCATCGCGTTCTCGACCGCCTCGGACCCGGCGGTGCAGAAGTAGACGCGTTCCAGGCCGGGACCGGCAAGGTCGCACAGCCGTACGGCGAGCGGTCCGGCGGCGCTGGACAGGCCGAGCGGGACGATGAACGGGCTGCCCGACTCGATGGTCCGGCACAGGGCCTGGACCACGCGCGGGTGGCGGTGCCCCAGGGTGGCGGCGCCGTTCTCCGCGATCATGTCGAGGTAGCGGCGGCCCTCGGCGTCGGTGACGAACTCCCCCCGGGCGTCAGCGAACAACGTGGGCCAGTTCCGCGCCTCGATGACGTCGGCGCGGAAGGGATTGACGGCTTGCCGGTACGCAGCGACTGGATCGATCGCCTGGATATCCATACCCTGCCTTTCCTGGCGGGTCGGCGGTACGGGGCGGTGCGGGCCACCCAAGAACGTAGCCGAGTCGGCGAACACCCGTCCATCCCCAACCCGGGCCATCGGGGGCCGGTCCCGAGGCGCCCTTTCCGCTTCCGCACGACCGTGCCATAATCTCGGTTGCCGGAACTCGTGCGCACATCCGTTTCCGCGGGAAGGCAGGCGTGTTCCGCCATGAGCGACCGTGTTGCCGAGCCGCAGGCGCCGGCTGCCGATGCGTTACCGCCGCTCAACCGCAACCGGGATTTCCTGCTCCTCTGGAGCGGCCAGGCTATTTCCTCCTTCGGAAACGAACTCTCCGCGATCACCTATCCGCTGCTGGTGCTCGCGGTGACCGGTTCGGCCGCGCGGGCCGGTCTGGTCGGCAGCGCCGAACTGGTGGCGATGCTGGCGCTGCTGCTCCCGGCCGGGGCGGTCGCCGACCGCTGGTCCCGGCGGGCGGTGATGGTGGTCAGTTCCCTGGTCCAACTGGCGGCCCTCGGCGGCGTATCGGCCGCGATCGGGCTCGGCTGGGTCCCGCTCGGGCTGCTGGTCGCGGCCGGGGCGCTGGAGGGGGCCGGGAGCGCGTTCTACATCGGCGCCAGCCGGGGCGCGGTGCGCCGGGTGGTACCGGCGCCGCAGCTGTCCCGGGCGCTGGCCCGGACCCAGGCCCGCGACCAGGCCGCCGCGATCGGCGGACCGCCCAGCGGCGGCGCGCTGTTCGCGGTGGCCCGGTTCCTGCCGTTCGGCCTGGACTCGGTCTCGTTCGCGGTCGCGGCGCTCGCGGCGGCGCTGGTGCGCGGCACGCTCGACCCGCCGAGGAGCCCCGGCGGCCCGGGGAACCCGGCCGCGGCCGGTCCGGGTGTCGGCGCGGGCCTGCGCCTGGTGCTGGGCCACCGCTACCTGCGGGTGGTGGCGTTGTGGGCCGCCGCCGTCAACGCGGTGGCCACCGGGATGATGCTGCTGGTCATCGTGCTGGCCCGGTCCCGGGGGGCGGAGCCGTCGCAGATCGGGGTGATCACCGCGACCTTCTCGGCGGGCGGCCTGCTCGGGGCGCTCAGCGCGCCCCGGCTGATCGGCCGCTACTCGGGCCGGACGCTGGTGCTGATCGCCTCGTGGCTGCTGGTCCCGTGCCCGGTGGCGATGGTGCTCGCGCCGTCCCCGCTGCTGATCGGGGTCGCCGGCGCGGTGTCGGTGTGCGCCATCGCGCCGGTCAACGTGATCCTGCTGACCCGGGCCTACGAGCTGATCCCGCACGAGATGCAGGGCCGGGCCGGGAACGCGATGCTGCTGTGCGCCAACAGCCTCAAGTGGCTGACCCCGGTGGTGTTCGGGGCCATGGCCGACCGCTGGGGCCCGGTCCCGCCGATCATGGTCGGCGCGGCCCTGTACGGAATCACTGCCGTGTGGCTCCAGGGCAAGGGCGTCCTGCGGCAGCTCGACGCGCCGGCCGTGCCCGCGGTCGGCGTGCCCGTGTGACCGCCCCCGGCCCCGTCCCGGAGGCACCGAGCCCAGGAGGCGCCATGAGTGAACCCAGCGGTACCCCGCTCCAGCAGGCCGAACCGGCCCAGTCATACGGCCGGGAGCGGGAGTTGGCCGCCTCGGTGCTGGCCGAGCTGTTCGGCTCGGAGGCGGCCAGGGCCGATCCCTACCCCTACTACCAGCAGTTGCGCCAGGCCGACCCGGTGCACGTCGCCGACAGCGGACGGCTGTACCTGACCCGCTACGCGGACTGCGCGGCGTCGCTGCGCGACCCCCGGCTGCTGGGTCAGAGCCCGGACTGGATGGACAAGGCCTCGCCCGGCTGGCGGGAGCATCCGGCGGTGGTCCAGAACATCGAGTCGGTGCTGTTCCGCGACCCGCCGGACCACACCCGGCTGCGCCGGCTGGTGAACCGCTCGTTCACCCCGCGCCGGGTGGCGCGGATGCGCGAGGACGTGGTCCGGCTGGTCCACCGCTCGCTGGACCGGCTGGCGGACGCGGGCGGCGGCGGCAGCACCGTCGACGCGTACGGGCTGCTGGCGGCGACGCTGCCGATCGCCGTGGTGGGCACCCTGATCGGGATCCCGGAGCGGGACTGGGCGCAACTGCACGACCCGGCCTCGGCGGTGATGCAGGTGGTGGAGGTCGGCGTGGGCGAGGACGCGCTGGAGCGGGCCGACGAGGCGGCGGTCGGGCTCAACGCCTACTTCGAGGACCTGATCGCGCAGCGCCGCCGCGACCCGCGGCCCGACATCATCTCCGACCTGATCGCCTCGGCCGACGCCGGCGGCGACCCGGAGCAGGGCGGCGCCGGGATGTCCGCCGCCGAGCTGCTGCGGATGACCATCCTGCTGTTCGGCGCCGGGGTGGACACCACCGTGGGCCTGCTCTCCAACGGCCTGGTGGCGCTGCTCGGGCACCCCCGGCAGGCGGAACTGCTGCGTGCGGACCCGGGACTGGCCGAGAACACGGTCACCGAGGTGCTGCGCTGGGACTCGCCGACCCAGGTGATCGTCCGGGTCGCCGGTCCGGGCGCGGTGGTCGCGGGCCACCAGGTGCCCGAGGACGGCACGGTGTTCGCGCTCACCGGCGCCGCCCACCGGGACCCGGAGCAGTTCGCCGACCCGGACACCTTCGACATCACCCGCACCGGCAGCCCGGTGCTCTCCTTCAGCGGCGGCATCCACTACTGCGTCGGGGCGCCGCTGGCCCGGCTGGAGGCGGAGGTCTTCTTCCCGGCGCTGCTCGACCGCTTCCCGAAGCTGGCCCTGACCGGCCGCCCGCTGCGCCGCGGCTACGTGGTCCGCGGCTACGACTCGCTGCCGGTCACGGTCGGCTGACGTGGTGTCAACATTGGTACGAGGAAGGGAAGTCTTGTGATGACAGAGGGCTCCGACAGGTACCTGCTGGTCGGCTGCGGGCTGGGGTTGCTCGGGGAGCTGGACAAGATACTCCCGGCCGGATCGGTGACCGTGGTGGAGGAGCCGGACCTGCTGGACGCGGGTGACCTGCGTGCCAAGGCCGCCGCCCGCGCCTGCGTCGGCGAGGTCCTGGACGGCCCGGCCCAGCGCCACGACGGCGGGTCCCCGCTGCCCGCCGAGGCGCTGCGGGGGGTGGTGGCGGTGATCCCGGCCTGGGAGTACTCGGTGGTGGCGACCGCGGCCTGCGCCGAGGCGGCGGGCGTCCCCGGGGCCGGAGTCGCGGCGGCGCGACGGCTGCGGGACAAGGTCGAGCTGCGCCGTGCCGCCGACGCGGCCGGTCTGCCGCAGCCGCGCTGGACCGAGCCCGACGGCGTGGCCGAGGTGCGGGCCTTCGCCCGGGCCAACGGCGGCGAGTGCGTACTGAAACCGGCCGACCGGCAGGCCAACGTGGGGGTGGTGGTGCTGGGTCCCGGCGACGACCTGGACGCGGCCTGGCGGGCCACCCTGGCCGCCGACGATCCCAAGCTGCGCAGCGCCAACTGGACGCCGGGGCGGTTCCTGGCCGAGCAGCGGCTGCGCGGCCCGGAGATCAGCGCGGAGGTGCTGGTCGCGGACGGCGAGGTGGTCTGGGTCAACGTCACCGACAAGTCGGTGTGGCCGGGCGCGCATCCGGTCGAGGCCGGTCACGTGCTGCCCTCCACCGTGGACCCGAAGGTGCGCGACCGGGTGGTGGCGGCCAACCGGGCGCTGGTCGCCGCCGTCGGCTTCGGCAGCGGCGCGCTGCACAGCGAGTGGATCCTGGTGGACGGTACCGAGCCGTACCTGGTCGAGTGCGCCGGCCGACTGCCCGGCGGCGCCATCGTGCCGCTGATCGACCTGGCCTACGGCGGCTCGCTGGTCGAGGACTTCGTGCGGGTGCTGCGCGGCGAGCGCCCGCAGCGTCCGGAGCAGGCCCGGCGGGGAGCGGCGGTGCGGTTCGTGACCGCCCGACCGGGGCTGGTCCGGGCGGTGCACGGGGTGTCGGAGGCCGGCAGCGTCGAGGGGGTGTTCGCGGCGGTGGCCACGGTCGCCGAGGGGGCGACCGTGGGGCCGCTCACCAGCGCCTGGGACCGCGCCGGGCACGTCCTGTCGGTGGCCGAGGACGCGGGCCGGGCCGCCCTGGTCGCCGCCCGCGGGGCGGCCCTGATCAGCTTCGACATCGACCCGTCGGCCGCCGCCGACTGATCCCGGCGCCCGGCCCGCCGGGCCCGCTCAGCCGAGCGGGGCGGCGTGCCGGGCGCGCAGGGCCCGCTTGTCGACCTTGCCCATCGCGGTGAGCGGCAGCGCGTCGACGAACTCCACCACCGACGGGGCGCAGTAGGGGCGCAACTCGGCGGCGACCAGGGCCCGGAGCTGCTCCGGGTCCGGCCGGGCGCCGGGGGCGGCCACCACGTAGGCGTGCACCGCCTCGCCCAGCGCCCGGTCGGGGACACCGACCACGGCGGCGGCGCGCACCAGCGGATGCGAGGCCAGGACGTCCTCGACCGGACGGCTGAAGACGTTGGCCGCGCCCCGGCCGGTCACGATCATGTCCTTGCTCCGGTCCACCAGGTACAGGTAGCCGTCGGCGTCGAGGCGGCCGAGGTCGCCGGTCCGCAGCCAGCCGTCGACCAGGGCCTCCCGGGTGAGTTCCGGCTCGCCCCAGTAGCCGCTCATCACCAGCGAACCGGTGGTCCACACCTCGCCGACCTCGCCGTCGGTCAGCGGCTTGCCGTCCCGGTCGCGGATCTCCACCCGGGAGTCGGCGAACACGACGCCGCAGGAGCCCAGCCGTTCCGGGTGGGCCGGATCGGGCCGCACTCCCCGGTACTCGGTGACGAAGGCCGCCTCGCTGAGCCCGTAGACCAGCCGCAGCACCGGCCCGAGCCGCTCGGCGGCCTCCCGCACCCGGTCCGCCGTGGGGGCGGCGCCGCCGATGTTCAGCAGCAGCAGGCTGCTCAGGTCGGCGCCGTCCAGCGCCGGGTGGTCGAGCAGTTCGTAGAGCTGGACCGGGGTGAGCAGGGTGCTGCTGATCCGCTCCTCGGCGATCAGCCGCAGCAGTCCGGGCACGTCCAGGCCCTCGGCGAGCACCAGCGTGCTGCCGGTGAACAGCATCAGCAGATTCGTCATCTGCCCGCTGACGTGGGCGAATCCGGTCTGCGCCAGATGCCGCAGGGTGGGTGCGCCGCTGGCCAGCCAGGCCTGGCCGACCGCCAGCAGGGTCAGGAAGAAGCGCTGCTCGTGCTGGACGAGTTTGGCCCGGCCGGTGGTACCGCTGGTGAAGAACAGCGAGTCCGGCCGGGCGCCGGGCGGCGGTTGCCCCGCCGCGGCGTCGGGGAGTCCGGCCGGGAGGTCGGCCAGCAGGTCCGGGCCGTGGCCGCCGGGGCCCAGGCAGAGCAGGGTGCCGCCCCACCCGCCGTCGGCCAGCTGGGGACCGAGGTCCGGGTAGCGGCCGGTGTCGTAGACCAGGAACCCGGCGTCGGACCGGCGCAGGTAGTCGTGCTGCTCGCGGACCGGCGCGTATCCGGCGACCCACACGGTGCGGGCGCCGATCAGGTGCGCGGCGAGTTGCAGCACGATCGCCTCCGGCCGGTTCCCGGCCAGTACCGCGACCACCGACCGGTCGTTCACGCCGTGCGCGCGCAGCGCGCCCGCCAGTCGCGGCACCTCGCGGGACAGCTCGGCGTAGGTGAGCCGACCGGCGGTGGAGACGATCGCTTCGCGTCCGCCGTAACCGGCGAACGCCTCAAGGGCTGTGACCACGTAGTTCGCGACCGAGTCGCGCGGATCATCCACGCAGCACATCCAACCCACCCCGCTCACACCCGTCAACGTGGCCCATTCAGCCATCTGGTGACACAACGTCAGCTGGGTGTCCGAAAGCGGACGCCGGTTCCGGTCGAGCGTTGACAGCCGTGTCCGACCGCCGTAGAAGGGAACGGACGGGCAGTTGCATCTAGAGCAACTTCCCAATAAATCAAGTGAGTTGGTGGAGCGCGCCATGTCCACGCAACCTGACACGCATCCTGCGGCGCACCCCGAGCGACGCTGCCCGGTCCTCGATGTCGCCCCGGTGGACCCGTACGCGGAGATCGCCGAGCTGCGGGCGCTGGGGCCCGCGGTGCGGGTGGAACTCCCGGGCGCGGTGCTGGCCTGGTCGGTCACCCGGGCCGACGTGATCCGGCGGTTGACCGGGGACCCGCGGATCTCCCGCGACCCGTTCCAGCACTGGCCCGGCCTGGCCGACCTCCCCGAGGGCTGGCCGCTGGCGGCGATCACCCTGCAACGGAACTTCTTCAACACCTACGGCGAGGAGCACTGGCGCGGTCGGCGCCGGGTCGTCCCCTCGTTCGCGCCGCGCCGGGTGGAGCGGTTGCGCGCCCAGGTCCAGGCCACCGCCGACCGGCTGGTCGACGAGCTGGCCGCGCTGCCGCCGGGGCAGCCGGTGGACCTGCGCAAGGCCCTGTCGCAGCCGCTGACGCTGACCGTCATCTGCGACCTGATCGGCGTCCCGGAGAGCGAGCGGGCACCGTTCAGCAGCGGCATCGACGCGCTGCTGGACACCACGCTGCCG includes these proteins:
- a CDS encoding aspartate aminotransferase family protein, yielding MDIQAIDPVAAYRQAVNPFRADVIEARNWPTLFADARGEFVTDAEGRRYLDMIAENGAATLGHRHPRVVQALCRTIESGSPFIVPLGLSSAAGPLAVRLCDLAGPGLERVYFCTAGSEAVENAMKFAVAATGRTGFAAFGQGFHGFTPGPLPLAGHDYWRLPLAGTGWDPQGYHRVPFQDLAALEAVLATGEIAALLVESVQGLGGARPWDPEALRAAAELCRAHGTLLIADEILTGIGRTGQWFAFQHAGIQPDLVTVSKGLSGGIVPVAAVLMSEAVHRSVYSSPGRAYIHNSTFEGHLLGMVAGLTVLDVIQDEDVLARVQRTGELLRGRIEELVDEGIGIRAVRGRGLLLAVDIEGLSEPQAADGANACVDLLQQQGVLLETAAHAQTWLRLSPPLTLSEESVGVFTKALRDSARKLTSQR
- a CDS encoding cytochrome P450 produces the protein MSEPSGTPLQQAEPAQSYGRERELAASVLAELFGSEAARADPYPYYQQLRQADPVHVADSGRLYLTRYADCAASLRDPRLLGQSPDWMDKASPGWREHPAVVQNIESVLFRDPPDHTRLRRLVNRSFTPRRVARMREDVVRLVHRSLDRLADAGGGGSTVDAYGLLAATLPIAVVGTLIGIPERDWAQLHDPASAVMQVVEVGVGEDALERADEAAVGLNAYFEDLIAQRRRDPRPDIISDLIASADAGGDPEQGGAGMSAAELLRMTILLFGAGVDTTVGLLSNGLVALLGHPRQAELLRADPGLAENTVTEVLRWDSPTQVIVRVAGPGAVVAGHQVPEDGTVFALTGAAHRDPEQFADPDTFDITRTGSPVLSFSGGIHYCVGAPLARLEAEVFFPALLDRFPKLALTGRPLRRGYVVRGYDSLPVTVG
- a CDS encoding MFS transporter, giving the protein MSDRVAEPQAPAADALPPLNRNRDFLLLWSGQAISSFGNELSAITYPLLVLAVTGSAARAGLVGSAELVAMLALLLPAGAVADRWSRRAVMVVSSLVQLAALGGVSAAIGLGWVPLGLLVAAGALEGAGSAFYIGASRGAVRRVVPAPQLSRALARTQARDQAAAIGGPPSGGALFAVARFLPFGLDSVSFAVAALAAALVRGTLDPPRSPGGPGNPAAAGPGVGAGLRLVLGHRYLRVVALWAAAVNAVATGMMLLVIVLARSRGAEPSQIGVITATFSAGGLLGALSAPRLIGRYSGRTLVLIASWLLVPCPVAMVLAPSPLLIGVAGAVSVCAIAPVNVILLTRAYELIPHEMQGRAGNAMLLCANSLKWLTPVVFGAMADRWGPVPPIMVGAALYGITAVWLQGKGVLRQLDAPAVPAVGVPV
- a CDS encoding AMP-binding protein, which codes for MDDPRDSVANYVVTALEAFAGYGGREAIVSTAGRLTYAELSREVPRLAGALRAHGVNDRSVVAVLAGNRPEAIVLQLAAHLIGARTVWVAGYAPVREQHDYLRRSDAGFLVYDTGRYPDLGPQLADGGWGGTLLCLGPGGHGPDLLADLPAGLPDAAAGQPPPGARPDSLFFTSGTTGRAKLVQHEQRFFLTLLAVGQAWLASGAPTLRHLAQTGFAHVSGQMTNLLMLFTGSTLVLAEGLDVPGLLRLIAEERISSTLLTPVQLYELLDHPALDGADLSSLLLLNIGGAAPTADRVREAAERLGPVLRLVYGLSEAAFVTEYRGVRPDPAHPERLGSCGVVFADSRVEIRDRDGKPLTDGEVGEVWTTGSLVMSGYWGEPELTREALVDGWLRTGDLGRLDADGYLYLVDRSKDMIVTGRGAANVFSRPVEDVLASHPLVRAAAVVGVPDRALGEAVHAYVVAAPGARPDPEQLRALVAAELRPYCAPSVVEFVDALPLTAMGKVDKRALRARHAAPLG
- a CDS encoding type 2 lanthipeptide synthetase LanM family protein; translated protein: MFGGLVEVLLGEWEAVLEERLREVTGLAAGEREVVVESARRRLSGAVGARLQRLLLVELRAASLGGALGGADPEERWTAFLDAAATPRFRAGLAERYPGLRRRLDTGARNWAAAVAALAERLAADRSAFPGLADGEPRELGELRGLELGLGDPHRGGHTVARLDFAGGSVMYKPRPMEVDAALDAVLAGLFTAPDRIRTPRVLARAGYGWTGFVEHEYCQDDARTAVFYRNLGRWLAVMRLVGGTDLHGGNIIAAGPVPVVIDAETMFSPTPSGGPTGASAEQVAERVAERLLSRAVPRVGILPMRVGVLSGVDLSAAGRLPSQQPLVRVPAMVGAGTDEARLVERAGWLPPSKNHPVAVPDPERFWEEMVAGFAETGAHLRALDRAGRLLGLLEPFAGCEVRQVLRSTQVYGDVGHMLWHPVALHDETAALDHARTALRRHAQANPVAPADAAVVETEIADLLVGDTPVFTTRLSRERLHAAVDDWRAADLDFEAGLIRFALPGVYADGHRPVADPGPADRPEPPAAVPAADRSHRRSGVERRRRELAARAVRALRDSAVRGADGSATWVGPVLTGAGWAVRELDAELGTGQAGVVLALAGYAAEAADGRADPVPGLDELLRGALEVLYRLDRRPARGPGALDGAGGRIWTWLTLADLLARTPSADSAAPRVRALVAARGLRNRVAGGSGWWDGVSGVVVPLLDLGAATGDPAWTTLATDVGRSLVLALDANPLGLEPAGFARGGAGTAWALDRLAAAGVGTGEQRDGWRERAGRLSRSAQDAWTAGGDPGWCRGAAGAGLAACDLYRRTADDRLLAVLRRTTAAVAAGGLPGGRSLCHGAPGAWELLTAAGRATGAAEALSGRRELDTRLLDVLAAAPRPGFDAAEATAPGLLNGLSGAVVTLLRMHPESAVASPLLQQTRCGR
- a CDS encoding ATP-grasp domain-containing protein, with the translated sequence MTEGSDRYLLVGCGLGLLGELDKILPAGSVTVVEEPDLLDAGDLRAKAAARACVGEVLDGPAQRHDGGSPLPAEALRGVVAVIPAWEYSVVATAACAEAAGVPGAGVAAARRLRDKVELRRAADAAGLPQPRWTEPDGVAEVRAFARANGGECVLKPADRQANVGVVVLGPGDDLDAAWRATLAADDPKLRSANWTPGRFLAEQRLRGPEISAEVLVADGEVVWVNVTDKSVWPGAHPVEAGHVLPSTVDPKVRDRVVAANRALVAAVGFGSGALHSEWILVDGTEPYLVECAGRLPGGAIVPLIDLAYGGSLVEDFVRVLRGERPQRPEQARRGAAVRFVTARPGLVRAVHGVSEAGSVEGVFAAVATVAEGATVGPLTSAWDRAGHVLSVAEDAGRAALVAARGAALISFDIDPSAAAD